A stretch of the Flavobacterium sp. 5 genome encodes the following:
- a CDS encoding RadC family protein, producing MENHGKNQKCLTVAEIELHYKTKIKASERPQIISAKSAYEIALQIWNPNTIELFEEFKILLLNNSNKVLGAYEVSSGGITGTVVDVRLIFSAALKANTSAIIMIHNHPSGKLIASEADKNITAKVKAASKILDIQLLDHLIITQEGYYSFADDGIL from the coding sequence ATGGAAAATCATGGAAAAAATCAAAAATGCCTTACTGTTGCAGAAATAGAGCTACACTACAAAACCAAAATAAAAGCATCTGAACGTCCTCAAATTATTTCTGCAAAATCAGCTTATGAAATTGCACTTCAAATTTGGAATCCAAATACTATTGAACTCTTCGAAGAATTCAAAATTTTACTCTTAAACAACAGTAACAAAGTACTTGGTGCCTATGAGGTTTCTTCAGGTGGCATTACTGGAACAGTAGTAGATGTAAGACTAATATTTTCAGCAGCTCTGAAAGCCAACACCTCAGCAATTATTATGATTCATAATCATCCTTCAGGTAAACTTATTGCCTCTGAAGCTGATAAAAATATAACTGCTAAAGTAAAAGCAGCAAGCAAGATTCTAGATATCCAACTTTTAGATCATCTAATCATTACTCAAGAAGGATATTACTCCTTTGCTGATGATGGTATCTTATGA
- a CDS encoding helix-turn-helix domain-containing protein, protein MKLIIKELRESKNKTQDEIVALSGIKKRTYVDYENGKADIPLSKLQNIATALQVAIFDLIEESNSEYVKLISEPKSTYSKNQIDYREKLIESLESQNLDLKKDKIELQKDKELLAKIITNSINK, encoded by the coding sequence ATGAAGTTGATTATCAAAGAATTAAGAGAGAGTAAAAATAAGACACAAGATGAAATCGTGGCTCTTTCAGGAATAAAAAAACGAACGTATGTAGATTACGAAAACGGAAAGGCAGATATTCCGTTATCGAAATTGCAAAATATTGCAACTGCATTGCAGGTTGCTATTTTTGATTTAATAGAAGAAAGTAATAGTGAATATGTCAAACTGATTTCAGAACCAAAATCTACATATAGTAAAAATCAAATTGATTATAGAGAAAAATTGATAGAATCATTAGAAAGTCAAAATTTAGATTTAAAAAAAGATAAAATAGAATTGCAAAAGGATAAAGAATTATTAGCAAAAATTATTACTAACTCAATTAACAAATAA
- a CDS encoding DNA methylase, whose product MAKLKKVKKIKLLDLFCKAGGCSMGYFFAAQDLGYEIEIVGVDIEAQPNYPFTFIQGDAMVHLKKNWRKYTHIHASPPFQKYSNSTAPTRKNNPEKEYSDICVQVHAFLESIKRPSIIENVLQAPIRSDLVLNGDMFKLQVLRSRKFQLNNFFMMQPFAPKKLGTVKNGDYAMCVGNGQLKVKGGKRFKVPGNNILEVWSNAMAIWWMTTEELREAIPPAYTQYIGHYFLKT is encoded by the coding sequence ATGGCAAAACTAAAAAAAGTCAAAAAAATCAAACTACTGGACTTGTTTTGCAAAGCTGGAGGCTGTAGCATGGGTTATTTTTTTGCTGCACAAGATTTGGGTTACGAAATTGAAATTGTTGGTGTAGATATTGAGGCACAGCCCAATTATCCTTTCACATTTATTCAAGGTGATGCAATGGTACATTTAAAGAAAAACTGGCGCAAATACACGCATATTCACGCTTCGCCGCCTTTTCAAAAATATTCGAACAGCACCGCTCCCACACGCAAAAATAATCCAGAAAAAGAGTACTCGGATATATGCGTACAAGTTCATGCTTTTTTGGAAAGTATAAAAAGACCAAGCATAATCGAAAATGTATTGCAAGCCCCGATAAGAAGCGATTTAGTACTTAATGGCGATATGTTTAAACTACAGGTTTTGCGATCAAGAAAGTTTCAATTAAATAATTTTTTCATGATGCAGCCATTTGCACCGAAGAAACTTGGAACGGTAAAAAATGGCGATTATGCAATGTGTGTAGGTAACGGACAATTAAAAGTAAAAGGAGGGAAAAGGTTCAAAGTCCCAGGTAATAACATCCTAGAAGTTTGGAGTAACGCGATGGCAATTTGGTGGATGACTACAGAAGAATTGCGGGAAGCAATTCCACCAGCTTACACGCAATATATTGGACACTATTTTTTAAAAACCTAA
- a CDS encoding DUF3850 domain-containing protein, giving the protein MRTHYLKIKYEFAQLHFQGKKDWEIRYNDRDFRTGDTIIFSVIEFGFMYSCTIINVFSDLQFGLKEDWVILSIENVMSNK; this is encoded by the coding sequence ATGCGGACACACTACCTAAAAATAAAATATGAGTTTGCTCAGCTTCATTTTCAAGGAAAAAAGGATTGGGAAATAAGGTACAATGATCGGGATTTTAGAACAGGCGACACTATAATTTTTTCGGTTATAGAATTTGGATTTATGTACAGCTGTACAATAATAAATGTATTTAGTGATCTGCAATTTGGATTAAAAGAGGACTGGGTAATACTATCTATTGAAAATGTAATGAGTAACAAATAA
- a CDS encoding transglutaminase-like domain-containing protein, producing MAKNEKALTKEQINQALRRQIQDGVKFDSLIDKPANERTKLETANTFYSVAMIKKYVELFFKQVSRLAPHLQGKTLEETCKNIHSFLWNHVQYQIDYVTQHIRSPANIWANRQSGVECKNFSLFASAILTNLGIKHYIRQIKNANFKPKQFTHVYIVVPKNQLTGDLKDGHFVIDGTSRYNRETSIKEKKDVFMSDNLPHLGLNGAPKKRASKKPTAKQLAARKKFSQMAKDGTLAKKRKSATKKSGLNAPAKSAKKTAPRTKKQFPFN from the coding sequence ATGGCAAAAAATGAAAAAGCACTAACAAAAGAGCAAATTAATCAAGCTTTACGCCGTCAAATTCAGGACGGTGTAAAGTTTGATAGTTTGATTGATAAACCTGCCAATGAAAGAACAAAGCTAGAAACAGCCAATACTTTCTATTCGGTGGCAATGATAAAAAAGTATGTAGAGCTGTTTTTCAAACAAGTATCACGTTTAGCACCGCATTTGCAAGGCAAAACTTTAGAAGAAACCTGCAAAAACATTCATTCATTTTTATGGAATCACGTTCAGTATCAGATTGATTATGTAACACAACATATCCGAAGCCCTGCTAATATCTGGGCAAATAGACAAAGCGGCGTTGAGTGTAAAAACTTTTCTCTTTTTGCGAGTGCGATTCTTACCAATTTAGGAATTAAGCATTACATCAGACAGATAAAGAACGCCAATTTTAAGCCAAAGCAATTTACACACGTGTATATAGTAGTGCCTAAAAATCAGCTGACAGGCGATTTAAAAGACGGTCATTTTGTGATAGATGGTACAAGTCGATACAATAGAGAAACGAGTATTAAAGAAAAAAAAGATGTTTTTATGAGTGATAATTTACCACACTTAGGATTAAACGGCGCCCCGAAAAAGAGAGCGTCAAAAAAACCAACTGCAAAACAACTAGCAGCAAGAAAGAAATTTTCTCAAATGGCTAAAGATGGAACTCTAGCAAAGAAAAGAAAATCAGCAACAAAAAAAAGCGGTTTGAATGCGCCAGCAAAATCAGCAAAAAAAACAGCTCCGAGAACCAAAAAGCAATTTCCATTTAATTAA
- a CDS encoding peptidoglycan-binding protein: protein MEAEKKQGWTKEDKNWAIGGGVAILIGGIYWYMKNKNTENDDISANDAANYIDSEQTTVEVGTGNNTSSPVKSDSTSTATTSPASATRQPDAIRWKVGQVMMANSAAGTKAYKAKNMANGQYISDGTLAKTFAIGDKIGKIIWVGTMSDGTFRYVIQVDGIITNDYFWIADYRVITPIDGSKAVSTTVPVSTSLNTNLVLKYGSKGNEVKELQKRLGVAMDGDFGTNTLTALQKQKGVSQITLANFNSTSNLNFNLTLKKGSKGLEVKELQKRLGFASSDIDGDFGVKTESALFAMKKVKQTTLNQFSYV from the coding sequence ATGGAAGCAGAAAAAAAACAAGGCTGGACAAAAGAAGATAAAAACTGGGCAATTGGAGGCGGTGTAGCAATCTTAATTGGTGGTATTTATTGGTACATGAAAAACAAAAACACAGAAAACGATGATATTAGCGCGAACGATGCTGCAAACTACATTGATTCAGAACAAACAACTGTAGAGGTGGGGACAGGAAACAATACCAGTTCGCCTGTTAAAAGCGATTCAACCAGTACTGCAACAACATCACCAGCATCGGCTACTAGACAGCCTGACGCTATACGCTGGAAAGTTGGACAAGTGATGATGGCTAATAGTGCTGCGGGAACAAAAGCCTATAAAGCTAAAAACATGGCGAATGGTCAATATATTAGTGATGGTACACTTGCAAAAACTTTTGCGATTGGAGACAAAATAGGAAAAATTATTTGGGTAGGTACAATGTCAGATGGTACGTTTAGATATGTAATACAAGTTGACGGAATAATTACCAACGATTATTTTTGGATAGCCGATTACAGAGTAATCACTCCAATTGACGGCTCAAAAGCGGTATCTACAACAGTGCCAGTATCCACTTCTTTGAATACAAATCTAGTCCTCAAATACGGTTCTAAAGGAAATGAAGTAAAAGAACTTCAAAAAAGACTTGGAGTCGCTATGGATGGTGATTTTGGAACAAATACTCTAACGGCTTTACAGAAACAAAAAGGCGTTTCCCAAATCACTTTGGCAAACTTTAACAGTACTTCAAATCTTAACTTTAATTTGACGCTTAAAAAAGGCTCGAAAGGTTTGGAAGTCAAAGAACTTCAAAAAAGACTAGGCTTTGCAAGTTCAGATATTGATGGTGATTTTGGAGTAAAAACAGAATCAGCATTATTTGCTATGAAAAAAGTAAAACAAACTACGCTAAACCAGTTTAGTTACGTATAA
- a CDS encoding glycoside hydrolase family 19 protein yields MSFIFRHLYYFLQTFRKYNINTPLRIAHFLAQITHETGNFRWLTELGGKSYFKKYDIQFNPKKAKELGNLQKGDGYKFKARGFIHLTGRANYQKYKEYSGIDVINNPALAARIDIALDIAGWYWQNNNINTYSDIDDVVTVTKKVNGGTNQLSERKAYLDYYKLQKLSLPFLETKVV; encoded by the coding sequence ATGAGTTTCATATTCCGACACCTTTATTATTTCCTGCAAACGTTTAGAAAATATAATATTAATACGCCTTTACGGATTGCTCATTTTTTGGCGCAAATCACGCACGAAACAGGCAATTTCAGGTGGCTGACAGAATTAGGAGGAAAATCATATTTCAAAAAATATGACATTCAATTTAATCCCAAAAAAGCTAAAGAGCTGGGGAATTTACAAAAAGGAGATGGGTATAAATTCAAAGCTAGGGGTTTTATTCATTTAACAGGACGGGCTAATTATCAAAAGTATAAAGAATATTCAGGAATAGATGTTATTAATAATCCAGCTTTAGCAGCTAGAATTGATATTGCCTTAGATATTGCGGGGTGGTACTGGCAAAACAACAATATCAATACTTACTCTGATATAGACGATGTTGTCACAGTTACTAAAAAAGTAAACGGAGGCACTAATCAATTATCTGAAAGAAAGGCTTATCTGGACTACTACAAACTGCAAAAACTATCATTACCCTTTCTTGAAACAAAAGTAGTTTAA
- a CDS encoding zincin-like metallopeptidase domain-containing protein — MSTVKEFPFGSPKKENFELHTNLNEKRVWNKPVKKHFTRAKKITTVPDLKKVKTPGLNASEQAIILPSLEYFSEPDSEGLNGAVTPDEIYSYITDMLINTINKVGHLPWQKEWTGSGSSNAAMNYASKKEYTGANFLLNFDIKFDENKEPYLVPVEFIQPYYLTFNQIVEAKAILKKDSKARRVIYYTMIFNYDSPTAKIKTSDKAKFNAFVKANGLTKQDLKINLKKIPVLKYYNVFRADDCTGLKFPKEKADKKQTNPIEEAQKIIDNYPNPPKYTFIGDKAYYRPSNDTLNMPSIEAFNSEAFYYSTFFHEMTHSTGAEKRLKRDFSGKFGDKSYAYEELIAELGAVFLCSESGILFHTRENSAKYLQSWNKKLVDELENDNRFFLKASAQAQKATNRILGREVANTETPVTPEKLVKKKVARVKKKSTQIELFSGLNAKPKKAVCQKKTIMTKAKEVKSDPKPVKTISHLDKNSLAYKMANQSKDVEYFTIQDKNISRLLGKIEKKTKDSVFISLTGGEGSMKTRMAFQFMNAFAQNYKVGHASIEEHPESVLYFDKAKQYLNQKAQENLFNPEINNLSSLHSLILKNDVIVIDSFTKMKEIEKSFEVDRDLRKKYNGKLFIVIFQQTTGGSMRGGSKSQFDADIVLFTEKFEDYKQNYVYATKNRYSLESGLKFNIYEKQLQGAKKEKGPGTEVQTKTKKLSFKVK; from the coding sequence ATGAGTACAGTTAAAGAATTTCCGTTTGGCAGTCCAAAAAAAGAAAATTTTGAACTGCACACCAATTTAAATGAAAAAAGAGTTTGGAATAAACCAGTAAAAAAACACTTTACTCGAGCAAAGAAAATAACTACTGTACCAGATCTAAAAAAAGTGAAAACACCTGGATTAAATGCTAGTGAGCAAGCTATCATTTTACCATCATTAGAATATTTTTCTGAACCTGATTCAGAGGGGTTAAATGGTGCTGTTACTCCTGATGAAATTTATTCGTATATAACCGATATGTTAATTAATACAATTAATAAAGTTGGTCATTTGCCTTGGCAAAAAGAATGGACTGGTTCGGGATCAAGTAATGCAGCTATGAATTACGCTAGTAAAAAAGAATACACAGGCGCAAATTTTCTTTTAAATTTTGATATAAAATTTGATGAAAACAAAGAACCTTATTTAGTGCCTGTTGAATTTATACAGCCATATTATTTAACGTTTAATCAAATTGTAGAAGCAAAAGCAATTCTTAAAAAGGACAGCAAAGCAAGACGTGTAATTTATTATACAATGATTTTCAATTATGACAGCCCAACTGCTAAAATTAAAACAAGCGATAAGGCTAAATTCAATGCTTTTGTGAAAGCTAACGGATTGACAAAACAAGATTTAAAAATTAATTTAAAAAAGATACCAGTTTTAAAATATTACAATGTTTTTCGGGCTGATGATTGTACAGGTTTAAAGTTCCCTAAGGAAAAAGCAGATAAAAAGCAGACCAATCCAATTGAAGAGGCACAAAAAATAATTGATAATTACCCTAATCCACCGAAATATACATTCATTGGCGACAAAGCATATTATAGACCATCGAACGACACTTTAAACATGCCATCGATTGAGGCTTTTAACAGTGAAGCATTTTATTATTCAACTTTTTTTCACGAAATGACCCATAGTACAGGAGCAGAAAAAAGATTGAAACGTGATTTTTCGGGAAAATTCGGTGACAAATCATACGCTTATGAAGAATTAATTGCAGAACTCGGTGCTGTTTTTCTTTGTTCCGAAAGTGGAATATTATTCCATACAAGGGAAAATTCAGCAAAGTATCTGCAAAGCTGGAATAAAAAGTTAGTAGATGAATTAGAAAATGATAATCGTTTTTTCCTGAAAGCATCAGCACAAGCCCAAAAAGCTACAAACCGTATTTTAGGGCGTGAAGTGGCAAACACAGAAACTCCAGTAACGCCCGAAAAATTGGTTAAAAAGAAAGTTGCTCGAGTAAAGAAAAAAAGTACACAGATAGAGTTGTTTTCTGGATTAAATGCAAAACCGAAAAAAGCAGTTTGCCAAAAAAAAACAATAATGACCAAAGCAAAGGAAGTTAAAAGCGACCCAAAACCAGTAAAAACAATCTCACACCTGGATAAAAATAGTTTAGCCTATAAAATGGCAAATCAGTCTAAAGACGTTGAATATTTTACAATTCAAGACAAAAATATAAGCCGTCTTTTGGGAAAAATAGAAAAGAAAACTAAAGATAGTGTTTTTATTTCCCTAACTGGCGGTGAGGGTTCAATGAAAACAAGAATGGCATTTCAGTTTATGAATGCCTTTGCACAAAATTATAAAGTTGGTCACGCAAGTATTGAGGAACATCCCGAAAGCGTATTGTATTTTGATAAAGCCAAACAATATTTAAACCAAAAAGCCCAGGAGAATCTTTTCAATCCTGAAATCAATAATTTATCCAGCTTACACAGTCTAATCCTTAAAAACGATGTGATTGTAATTGACAGCTTTACCAAAATGAAAGAAATTGAAAAATCTTTCGAAGTTGACAGAGATTTAAGAAAAAAATACAACGGAAAATTATTCATAGTTATTTTCCAGCAAACAACTGGCGGTTCAATGCGTGGAGGTTCTAAAAGCCAATTTGATGCTGATATAGTGTTGTTTACTGAAAAATTTGAGGATTACAAGCAAAACTATGTTTATGCCACCAAGAATAGGTATAGTTTGGAATCGGGGCTTAAATTCAATATTTACGAAAAACAATTGCAAGGCGCAAAAAAAGAGAAAGGACCTGGAACTGAAGTACAGACCAAAACAAAGAAATTATCATTTAAAGTAAAATAA